A genome region from Arachidicoccus soli includes the following:
- the lysS gene encoding lysine--tRNA ligase, which translates to MSQNLSEQEIIRREKLKSLQTAGIDAYPAALYPVSNFSTEIKQSFSEEKKEDFANVCVAGRVMSINDKGKVFFIKIQDSKGIIQLYVKRDEICPEEDKSFWNLVVKGLDLGDFIGVTGFVFITRTGETSIHTQTLTLLSKSLKPLPVVKRDEEGHVFDAVSDPEFRYRQRYADLVINPDVKDTFVKRTKIINTIREFLNGNGALEVDTPVLQAIPGGAAARPFTTHHNALDVPFYLRIANELYLKRLIVGGFDWVYEFSRNFRNEGMDRTHNPEFTVLEWYTAYKDYFWMMETTEQLFEKLALAVHGSTELQVGEKTISFKAPFKRISILNAIKENTGIDVSEKDEAGLREVCKQLKIDVPPNIGKGKLIDEIFGETSESKYIQPTFIIDYPVEMSPLTKKHREKEGLVERFELMINGKEIANAYSELNDPIDQRERFEEQAKLMERGDDEAMFIDQDFLRALEYGMPPTSGIGIGIDRLVMLLTNQQSIQDVLLFPQMRPEKMD; encoded by the coding sequence ATGAGTCAAAATTTATCTGAACAAGAAATTATTAGAAGAGAGAAATTAAAATCTCTGCAAACTGCCGGAATCGATGCATATCCTGCTGCTTTATATCCTGTATCTAATTTCTCAACCGAGATCAAACAGTCTTTTTCTGAAGAAAAGAAAGAGGATTTTGCAAATGTATGCGTAGCTGGTCGCGTGATGAGTATTAATGATAAAGGCAAAGTTTTCTTTATAAAAATTCAAGATAGCAAAGGCATTATACAACTGTATGTAAAACGCGATGAAATATGTCCTGAAGAAGATAAAAGTTTTTGGAACTTAGTGGTTAAAGGGCTGGATTTAGGTGATTTTATCGGTGTTACCGGTTTTGTATTTATTACACGTACCGGGGAAACATCTATACATACACAAACACTTACCTTGCTTTCGAAATCTTTAAAACCATTGCCCGTTGTAAAGCGCGATGAGGAAGGCCATGTATTTGATGCCGTTTCTGATCCTGAATTCCGTTATCGTCAGAGGTATGCCGATTTAGTTATTAATCCTGACGTAAAAGATACTTTTGTAAAGCGTACTAAGATCATCAATACCATTCGTGAATTTCTGAATGGAAATGGTGCTTTAGAAGTGGATACCCCAGTATTACAAGCTATTCCCGGAGGAGCCGCAGCAAGACCTTTTACAACACATCACAATGCTTTAGACGTTCCGTTTTATTTAAGAATTGCCAACGAACTTTACCTGAAACGCTTGATTGTAGGTGGTTTCGACTGGGTATATGAGTTTAGTCGCAACTTTCGCAATGAAGGAATGGACAGAACGCATAACCCCGAATTTACGGTGTTAGAATGGTACACAGCTTACAAAGATTATTTCTGGATGATGGAAACTACAGAACAACTTTTTGAAAAGTTAGCTTTGGCAGTTCATGGTAGTACAGAATTACAAGTGGGCGAGAAAACGATAAGTTTTAAAGCGCCCTTCAAACGCATTTCTATTTTGAATGCTATCAAAGAGAATACAGGTATTGATGTAAGTGAGAAAGATGAAGCCGGTTTACGCGAAGTATGCAAACAACTGAAGATTGATGTACCCCCCAATATTGGTAAAGGCAAATTGATTGACGAAATCTTTGGAGAAACATCCGAATCAAAATATATTCAGCCGACTTTCATAATAGATTACCCTGTTGAGATGTCACCACTTACCAAGAAACATCGCGAAAAAGAAGGTCTCGTTGAACGTTTTGAATTAATGATAAACGGTAAAGAGATTGCCAATGCCTACAGCGAGCTAAATGACCCTATTGACCAACGTGAACGTTTTGAAGAACAAGCTAAGCTGATGGAGCGTGGTGATGACGAAGCAATGTTTATTGACCAGGATTTTCTTCGAGCTTTAGAATATGGAATGCCTCCCACAAGTGGCATTGGCATTGGCATCGATAGATTAGTGATGCTTTTAACCAATCAACAATCTATTCAAGATGTTTTATTGTTTCCTCAAATGCGTCCAGAAAAAATGGATTAA
- a CDS encoding DUF6600 domain-containing protein, which produces MKKYFKIITLIFVVAICSTSCTPMMYAQSDYGNNGYDYNNGYNDNNNYDNNDNYYNNDYNQDDGYAQQQGGGQITFNDFYSQLSPYGRWVNDPQNGRVWIANVSNFQPYSTNGYWTYTDYGWTWVSNYNWGWAPFHYGRWGYSNYYGWYWVPGYTWGPAWVSWSTGADVYGWAPLGPGMSFGVNISVSMFPSNYWTFMPRRYMGYRNINNYYYARSRNVTYIRNTTIINNYGNANNQRYARGPQVRDVERSSGRRIQTVRVVNTRDARTTGVRNNELHVYRPAVRGSSSRSSVTPNNRSNNYTPSRSTAPTRTVVPNNQQRIERAAPQRSSIERSGNPVQRSAPVRTQESHPAIQRSAPVRSQESYQETQRSAPVRTQESHSPVQRSAPARTYSPPPTRQRVSPPERASRGNTRSESHPVERSRR; this is translated from the coding sequence ATGAAAAAATATTTTAAAATCATTACCCTCATCTTTGTGGTAGCAATATGCTCAACTAGCTGTACGCCAATGATGTATGCACAGTCAGACTATGGTAATAATGGGTATGATTACAATAATGGATACAATGATAATAATAATTATGACAATAATGATAATTATTATAATAATGACTATAACCAAGATGATGGTTATGCGCAACAACAAGGTGGGGGGCAGATTACCTTTAATGATTTTTATAGTCAATTGTCTCCTTATGGACGTTGGGTAAATGATCCCCAAAATGGTCGAGTATGGATAGCAAATGTTTCTAATTTTCAACCTTATTCAACCAATGGATATTGGACATATACGGACTATGGTTGGACTTGGGTTTCTAATTATAACTGGGGTTGGGCGCCGTTTCACTATGGACGTTGGGGATATAGTAATTATTATGGATGGTATTGGGTGCCGGGTTATACTTGGGGACCGGCTTGGGTAAGTTGGAGCACAGGGGCAGATGTTTATGGCTGGGCACCCCTTGGTCCAGGAATGAGTTTTGGTGTTAATATTTCAGTAAGCATGTTCCCTTCTAATTATTGGACGTTCATGCCAAGGAGATATATGGGTTATCGTAATATCAATAATTATTATTATGCTCGTTCGAGAAACGTAACGTATATTAGAAATACTACAATTATAAATAATTATGGTAATGCAAACAATCAACGTTATGCCCGTGGACCTCAGGTAAGAGATGTTGAAAGAAGTTCCGGACGAAGGATTCAGACTGTAAGAGTTGTTAATACCAGAGATGCTAGAACTACCGGTGTGAGAAATAATGAATTACATGTATATCGTCCAGCAGTAAGAGGCTCTTCAAGTAGATCTTCTGTAACTCCGAATAATAGAAGTAATAATTACACACCAAGCAGAAGCACAGCTCCAACAAGAACTGTGGTGCCAAATAATCAACAAAGAATAGAGCGTGCTGCTCCCCAAAGGTCTTCAATAGAACGTTCAGGAAACCCAGTTCAACGTTCTGCACCTGTAAGAACGCAGGAATCTCATCCAGCTATACAACGTTCTGCCCCTGTAAGATCTCAAGAGTCTTATCAAGAGACGCAACGTTCTGCACCTGTAAGAACGCAGGAATCTCATTCTCCTGTACAACGTTCTGCCCCTGCAAGAACATACTCACCCCCACCAACACGCCAAAGAGTATCACCTCCAGAAAGAGCCAGTAGAGGGAATACCAGAAGTGAAAGCCACCCGGTGGAACGTTCTAGAAGATAA
- a CDS encoding DUF4907 domain-containing protein has translation MINFRFALIIVIASALFSFSCSSPHSNRSKGWVQLKLEPLQTNTGWGYEVFAGEKLYIKQDKIPVLEGNQGFKTREQALHAGQIVINKLKKGQAPALDSNDLKKVGVQF, from the coding sequence ATGATTAATTTTAGATTCGCGCTTATTATTGTAATAGCGAGTGCATTATTTTCATTCTCTTGTTCTTCTCCTCATAGCAATAGGTCGAAAGGTTGGGTACAATTAAAATTAGAACCTTTACAAACAAATACTGGCTGGGGATATGAGGTTTTTGCAGGAGAAAAGCTTTATATAAAACAAGATAAAATACCTGTTTTGGAAGGAAATCAAGGGTTTAAAACCAGGGAGCAAGCGTTACATGCAGGACAGATAGTAATTAATAAATTGAAGAAAGGCCAAGCCCCGGCATTAGACTCTAATGATTTAAAGAAAGTAGGCGTACAATTTTAG
- a CDS encoding LytR/AlgR family response regulator transcription factor codes for MINCIIVDDEPLAIELLKDFVSKTQELSLKETFVNSVQALSYVNKNDIDLVFLDVEMPDLNGIEFLKNLKSKPDIILTTAFQEFAIEGYNFSVLDFLIKPIAFPRFLSAAKKAEEHFLLKNAENNFSAQDTQHRFLFIKTEYKLVKVNFDDILYIEGLKDYSKIYTKNNAKPIVTLQNLKSFEDKFTTNEFIRVHRSYIVSLTKIDMIARSSIMIANKEIPVSDAYKGQLKNIVKKYS; via the coding sequence ATGATAAACTGCATTATTGTTGATGATGAACCGTTAGCCATAGAATTGCTGAAGGATTTTGTTTCTAAAACTCAAGAGCTTTCATTAAAAGAAACATTTGTCAACTCTGTACAGGCGCTTTCTTATGTAAACAAAAATGATATTGATCTAGTTTTTTTGGATGTAGAAATGCCTGATTTAAATGGTATTGAGTTTTTAAAAAACCTGAAATCAAAACCAGATATTATTTTGACTACTGCTTTTCAAGAATTTGCCATTGAAGGATATAATTTTAGTGTCCTGGACTTTTTAATTAAACCTATTGCCTTCCCTCGTTTTCTGAGTGCAGCCAAAAAGGCCGAAGAACATTTTCTACTTAAAAATGCAGAAAACAACTTTTCAGCTCAGGATACTCAGCACCGTTTTCTCTTTATTAAAACGGAGTACAAATTGGTGAAAGTCAATTTTGATGATATACTTTATATAGAAGGATTAAAAGATTATTCTAAAATTTACACAAAAAATAATGCGAAACCTATCGTAACACTCCAAAACTTAAAATCATTTGAAGACAAGTTCACAACAAATGAATTTATAAGGGTTCATAGATCTTATATCGTTTCCCTTACAAAAATTGACATGATTGCCAGAAGTAGTATAATGATTGCCAATAAAGAAATACCTGTGAGTGATGCCTATAAAGGACAATTAAAAAACATTGTTAAGAAATATTCTTGA
- the kdsB gene encoding 3-deoxy-manno-octulosonate cytidylyltransferase, which yields MKIVAIIPARYAATRFPAKLMQLLEGKTIIRHTYENTVATGLFDEVIVATDSEIIFKEITENGGKAVITKGNHESGSDRIAEVAKEMDVDIIINVQGDTPFVNKGALEKIIKVFEDATVKVASLMQILEEEKYIEDKNYVKVAVDKYMNSLMFSRSVIPYPRNKEIAITYYEHIGVYAFRKDALLKFTEWEVTPLEIAEKIECLRYLENGIPLRMIVVNGIGVEIDTPEDLERASRALKL from the coding sequence ATGCAATTGTTAGAAGGTAAAACAATCATCAGACACACTTACGAAAATACTGTAGCGACAGGCCTTTTTGACGAAGTAATAGTGGCTACTGACAGCGAGATCATTTTTAAAGAAATAACAGAAAACGGGGGTAAAGCAGTTATTACAAAAGGCAATCATGAGAGTGGTAGTGATAGGATTGCGGAAGTGGCAAAAGAAATGGATGTGGATATTATTATAAATGTACAAGGGGATACTCCTTTTGTAAACAAGGGAGCATTAGAAAAAATCATCAAAGTTTTTGAAGATGCAACTGTAAAGGTAGCGAGTTTGATGCAAATATTAGAAGAAGAGAAATACATCGAAGACAAGAATTATGTGAAAGTAGCTGTAGATAAATATATGAACTCATTGATGTTTAGTCGTTCTGTAATCCCATATCCTCGTAACAAAGAGATAGCCATTACTTATTATGAACATATTGGTGTTTATGCTTTTCGAAAAGATGCATTATTGAAATTTACGGAATGGGAGGTGACGCCGTTAGAAATTGCAGAGAAGATTGAATGCTTGCGTTATCTAGAAAATGGTATACCCTTAAGAATGATTGTTGTAAATGGTATAGGAGTAGAAATAGACACTCCTGAGGATTTGGAACGCGCTTCCAGGGCATTAAAGCTGTAA
- a CDS encoding sensor histidine kinase produces MLKYFLCVFAALLVVTSQHIVVEKIYNHKFLPRGMDVSSAKSLKSEVLLPPQPERIMRPTLRPRSWRHKDIREPLILGLPEFLFFMIIRKALTISIVLLLMGSFYKLSLVWFNSEREKERLQKDKLNAELKFLKSQVNPHFLFNSLNSLYVLAHKKSEKTEESVLKLSQIMRYMLYDTNVEFVPLSKEIEYLHNYIDLQKLRLPEFLEISFLVEGVTDSLRIEPMLLIPFIENAFKHGISYSESCKINILINIKGNQLILETENKVFQQKTANNQGGIGLVNVKERLNMLYNNKHELAILKDEIIFKVKLQLQLNKI; encoded by the coding sequence TTGTTGAAATATTTTCTATGTGTCTTTGCGGCTTTACTTGTTGTGACTAGTCAGCACATTGTAGTAGAAAAGATATATAATCATAAGTTTCTGCCACGAGGTATGGATGTCTCTTCTGCAAAGAGTTTGAAGAGTGAAGTATTGCTTCCTCCTCAACCAGAAAGGATAATGCGCCCAACCCTAAGACCTAGGAGTTGGAGACATAAAGATATTCGTGAGCCACTGATTTTGGGATTACCGGAATTCCTTTTTTTTATGATTATAAGAAAAGCCCTTACCATTTCTATTGTGCTTTTATTAATGGGTTCTTTTTATAAACTTTCTTTAGTCTGGTTTAATTCTGAAAGGGAAAAAGAAAGACTTCAAAAAGACAAATTAAATGCGGAATTGAAATTCTTGAAATCTCAAGTCAACCCACATTTTTTATTTAACTCGTTAAATAGCCTTTATGTATTGGCGCACAAAAAATCGGAAAAAACAGAAGAGAGCGTCTTGAAATTATCCCAGATAATGCGTTACATGCTTTATGATACAAATGTTGAATTTGTACCGCTTAGTAAAGAAATTGAATATTTACATAATTATATTGATTTGCAAAAACTCAGGTTGCCTGAATTTCTTGAGATTTCTTTCCTTGTAGAAGGTGTAACTGATAGTTTGAGAATTGAACCAATGCTATTGATTCCTTTTATTGAGAATGCTTTCAAACATGGAATTAGCTACAGTGAAAGTTGTAAAATAAATATCTTGATAAATATAAAAGGCAATCAACTAATTTTGGAAACAGAAAATAAAGTTTTTCAGCAAAAGACTGCAAACAATCAAGGAGGAATAGGTCTTGTAAATGTAAAAGAACGGCTTAATATGCTATATAATAATAAGCACGAACTTGCAATTTTAAAAGATGAAATAATTTTTAAAGTAAAGCTCCAGTTACAATTAAATAAAATATAA
- a CDS encoding Rossmann-fold NAD(P)-binding domain-containing protein — MILGNGLIGTALQAVDNDTVLYCASGVSNLFGHIESQCLREEDLLREKILLHPQKVIVYFSSYSINDEDDEKNTPYLLHKKRMENIVVSLAPKYLIARTSNVVGKNGQSGNLTNFIFNHLQNNTPFEVWKNTNRNLIDVQHLAAMANYYVKYGELNKTIYLINPKDVMIVEIVKCFEKKMNQRAKYTLVDKGTYYHSDKTIANKIFDALQIPKEEYVEMLIEKYFI, encoded by the coding sequence ATGATTTTAGGTAATGGACTTATTGGCACCGCATTGCAAGCAGTTGATAATGATACTGTTTTATATTGTGCATCTGGGGTCTCTAATTTATTTGGACATATTGAAAGTCAATGTTTGCGAGAAGAGGATTTATTGCGAGAAAAAATACTATTACATCCTCAAAAAGTGATTGTTTATTTTAGCTCTTATAGTATCAATGACGAAGATGATGAGAAGAATACGCCTTATTTATTGCATAAGAAAAGAATGGAAAATATAGTCGTATCATTAGCTCCAAAATACTTGATAGCACGGACTTCCAATGTGGTTGGTAAGAACGGACAATCAGGTAATCTTACAAATTTTATATTTAATCATCTACAAAATAATACTCCTTTTGAAGTCTGGAAAAATACCAATCGAAATTTAATCGATGTTCAGCATCTAGCAGCAATGGCGAACTATTATGTGAAATATGGTGAATTGAACAAAACTATTTATTTGATTAATCCAAAGGATGTAATGATAGTAGAAATCGTGAAATGTTTTGAAAAGAAAATGAATCAAAGAGCCAAATATACTCTAGTTGACAAGGGTACTTATTATCATTCGGATAAAACGATTGCTAATAAAATCTTTGATGCACTTCAAATACCGAAGGAAGAATATGTAGAAATGTTGATAGAAAAATATTTTATCTGA
- a CDS encoding Dps family protein, translating to MKNDKSLKVASPEKLKSAKVAAGLDIGISAKNAQAVANKLQQLLSDEQILYAKTRNYHWNIEGPNFMEMHKFYEGLYGELAEVIDQIAERIRKIGHYAQGRLEDFLKQTNLLEGEYTNDQNTQLRNLLSDHEVIIRNLRNDIKDFEDKYKDVGTTDFVTGLLQEHEQWAWFLRSYITK from the coding sequence ATGAAAAATGATAAATCACTTAAAGTAGCAAGTCCTGAAAAATTGAAATCTGCAAAAGTTGCCGCTGGTTTAGATATCGGTATCTCTGCCAAGAACGCGCAAGCAGTAGCTAATAAACTACAACAATTATTGTCTGATGAACAAATACTGTACGCTAAAACACGTAATTATCATTGGAATATTGAAGGCCCCAACTTTATGGAAATGCATAAATTTTATGAAGGACTATATGGAGAACTTGCAGAAGTAATTGATCAAATCGCTGAGCGAATTAGGAAAATCGGCCATTATGCGCAGGGGCGTTTGGAGGATTTCCTGAAACAGACAAATTTATTGGAAGGTGAATATACCAATGATCAAAACACCCAATTGCGTAATTTATTATCGGACCATGAAGTGATTATACGTAATTTGCGTAATGATATTAAGGACTTTGAAGATAAATATAAAGATGTTGGAACTACTGATTTTGTTACAGGTTTGTTGCAAGAGCATGAGCAATGGGCTTGGTTTCTCCGAAGTTATATTACAAAATAA
- a CDS encoding Kelch repeat-containing protein produces the protein MNKLKSSILLVSASILFLAACTKSTTSATDTEGNWVKVSTLDGNARSFAVAFTIGNFGYVGTGLDGNNKLLSDFWKYDPTNNSWTQVASMPSGREAAVGMAIDGNGYVGTGTDSYGNYYNDFYQYNPTTDTWTKKANFPGAARSRATAFAIGDNGYITCGWDGNYYKDMYAYNATNDTWQQEISLSGDKRFGAMSFVYNNMGYVVGGTNSGGQASVDFWRYNPATSNWTRLRDISNTTDSSFDDNYTNIARTNGVAFVIGNQAFVATGQSVDAGSFLTSTWSYDFATDLWEARTPYESTRSPRKGAVAFTVNGRAFIGTGINTTSPYDNFDEFIPSETYNAND, from the coding sequence ATGAATAAATTGAAATCATCTATTCTTTTGGTTAGTGCAAGTATTTTATTCTTAGCTGCCTGTACCAAATCTACTACTAGTGCGACTGATACCGAGGGTAACTGGGTAAAGGTTTCAACTTTAGACGGTAATGCGCGTTCTTTCGCTGTCGCTTTTACAATTGGTAATTTTGGGTATGTAGGTACAGGATTAGATGGCAACAATAAATTGCTGAGCGATTTTTGGAAATATGACCCTACTAATAATTCCTGGACCCAAGTAGCATCAATGCCGAGTGGTAGGGAAGCTGCTGTTGGAATGGCAATTGATGGGAATGGTTATGTGGGTACGGGTACAGATAGTTATGGTAATTATTATAATGATTTCTATCAATACAACCCTACAACTGATACTTGGACTAAAAAGGCTAACTTCCCCGGAGCAGCCCGTTCAAGAGCTACTGCTTTTGCAATCGGTGATAATGGTTATATTACTTGTGGCTGGGATGGTAATTATTATAAAGATATGTATGCATACAACGCAACTAATGATACTTGGCAGCAAGAAATAAGTTTAAGTGGGGATAAGCGATTTGGTGCCATGTCATTTGTCTATAACAATATGGGCTATGTTGTTGGTGGAACTAATAGTGGCGGACAAGCATCGGTAGATTTTTGGCGCTACAATCCTGCTACTTCTAATTGGACAAGACTAAGAGATATTAGCAATACAACAGATTCTAGTTTTGATGATAATTACACAAATATTGCACGTACCAACGGTGTCGCATTTGTAATTGGCAATCAAGCTTTTGTGGCAACAGGGCAATCTGTAGATGCAGGTTCTTTTTTAACATCTACCTGGAGCTATGATTTTGCCACTGATTTATGGGAAGCTAGGACTCCTTATGAAAGTACTCGTTCACCAAGAAAAGGCGCTGTCGCATTTACAGTAAATGGAAGAGCATTCATAGGCACCGGGATTAACACCACATCTCCTTACGATAATTTTGATGAATTTATCCCATCGGAAACCTATAATGCAAATGATTAA
- a CDS encoding DUF4270 family protein → MHYHKRRALLYFSGLLCITIFIGSCVKTNIQFGQQFIDNTYSQIIEIDSFTPKLSTIYIDSFPTSVSNLSFIGKYNDSALGDVKASAYFQLGVPAYDATSTEFNSASFDSLTLFIKLTGNYYGDTTSPINIQVNPLTEQIVPYNNGAYLYNIDSFASAPGSIGQVSYLLKPGFINSTNDTISIRLADTLGRALLNRLKVKDASITSNDLFVQYFSGIKLSAASNSKLAITISDSVQMRLYYKTPAAPNAIQKIATFGVYDYAKHFSNISINRIGQLKNAGIGYINNEIPSEKTDSSAFMQPITGTIAKITFPSIQALIQAKNYIKIAKATLYIKPVKGSFEGIFYPPQKLQLAGTDLNNAIGNPITDAGGATQTGNFVIDYLNGINTEYSYDITAFIKSLITDPTANARKLGLLLSPLSSNLFNGFDRLILGDANKTNAKMQLVIDYISLK, encoded by the coding sequence ATGCATTATCATAAAAGACGGGCTTTGCTGTATTTTTCAGGACTGTTATGCATTACTATATTTATTGGATCATGTGTAAAAACAAATATTCAGTTTGGGCAGCAATTTATAGATAATACTTATTCGCAAATTATTGAAATAGATAGTTTCACACCTAAGCTATCAACTATCTATATAGATTCTTTTCCAACATCTGTGAGCAACTTAAGCTTTATTGGGAAGTATAATGACTCAGCATTGGGGGATGTTAAAGCTTCAGCATATTTTCAATTAGGAGTGCCTGCATATGATGCTACTTCTACAGAATTCAATTCAGCAAGTTTTGACTCTCTTACCCTTTTTATTAAACTTACGGGTAATTATTATGGCGACACAACAAGCCCTATCAACATTCAAGTAAATCCTCTCACAGAACAAATTGTTCCTTATAATAATGGCGCTTATCTATATAACATAGACTCATTTGCAAGCGCACCAGGTTCTATAGGACAAGTATCTTATTTGCTAAAACCTGGATTTATTAATTCGACAAACGATACTATTTCTATAAGATTAGCGGATACATTAGGACGGGCCTTGCTAAATAGACTTAAAGTAAAAGACGCAAGCATAACATCCAACGATTTGTTTGTTCAATATTTTAGTGGAATTAAGCTTTCTGCGGCTAGCAATTCTAAACTCGCCATAACAATAAGCGATAGTGTACAAATGAGATTGTATTACAAAACGCCAGCCGCTCCGAACGCCATACAAAAGATTGCCACATTTGGTGTCTATGATTATGCGAAACATTTTTCTAATATATCTATTAATCGTATAGGGCAGTTGAAAAATGCCGGAATTGGATATATCAACAATGAAATACCTTCTGAGAAAACTGATAGTAGTGCATTTATGCAACCCATAACAGGTACTATAGCCAAAATTACTTTCCCTTCTATTCAAGCATTAATACAAGCAAAAAACTATATTAAAATTGCAAAAGCAACTTTATATATAAAGCCTGTTAAGGGTAGTTTTGAGGGCATTTTCTATCCTCCCCAAAAACTGCAGCTTGCAGGTACAGATTTAAACAATGCAATAGGGAATCCAATTACAGATGCAGGAGGCGCTACACAAACAGGAAATTTTGTCATCGATTATTTGAATGGGATTAATACAGAATATAGTTACGATATAACTGCCTTTATCAAATCACTCATTACTGACCCTACGGCGAATGCAAGAAAATTAGGCCTTTTGTTAAGCCCATTAAGTTCAAATTTATTTAATGGATTTGATAGATTAATACTGGGTGATGCAAATAAAACAAATGCTAAAATGCAGTTGGTGATCGACTACATTTCTCTAAAATAA